The DNA region CCGGCCGTCACCCGCTCGGCCACCTGCACGGCCGTGAGCGAGCCCTTGAACTTGTCCGCGGCGATGAGCACCCGCTGGTTCCGGCCCCGGCCCCGATTCACTGCAGCGTCCGCCACCTTGCATTCCCCTTGCTCTTCGGGCCTTGCACACGTCAAGGCAGTCGCGCCGCTGCGACCCTAACCGGAGGAGGGGGCCGCTGCCCAGGGCGGTTCTCACGTCCCGGACAGCGGCCGCGGGTCAGCCGGCGTCGGTGCCGCGGGAGTCGTACAGCTGATGCGTCAGCGTCCCACTGCCCCCGAACGGCACGCTGATGTGCTCCAGCACGTCCTCCAGGGCATCGACGTCCCCGGTCCGCACACCGACGTCCCCGGTGTTCACCAGAGGCTCGGCGGGGGCCGCCTGCGCGGGCGCCGCGCCGGTGACGGACAGGACGGCGACGACCGCGGCGGCGGCACCGGCCGCCAGGACGGTCGTACGGCTCATCGACTTCATGGGTCTCCCAGTTCTCGGGGCCCCGATTCCGGGCCCCCGACCGCAATACGACTAAAACCCGACGAGCCTCTCATGTGGTGCGGTGCCTGATTTACGTACAGCGGGCAGGACCGGCGGGAATTCGGTACACCGGGTGTATGACCCCTGTGGGCGTTGACGATCTCGCGGACCGCGTCCTCGGCGGCTGGCTCGGCCGGATCGCGGGCAACATGCTCGGCAAGCCGGTGGAGCGGGGTGACTACTGGACGCGGGACCGCATCGACCGCTATCTGCGGCAGGCCGACGCCCTGCCGCTCACGGACTACCTGCCGGAGCCGGCCGGTCCGAGCGACGAGTTCGTGCTGCGCCCGGAGTGGCGCAGGTGCGTACGCGGCCGGATCCACGGCAGCTGCCGGGACGACGACGTGGACTACGCGATCCTCGGTCTGCACCTCCTGGAGACGCACGGTTTCGGCTTCAGCACGGAGCAGGTGGGTGACCTGTGGCTGCTGCGGCTGCCGTATCTGCAGACGTTCACGGCGGAGCGCGCGGCGTACCGGAATCTCGCGAACGGGCTGAAGCCGCCGCTGACGGCGACCTACGACAACCCGTACCAGGAGTGGATCGGTGCCCTCATCCGCGCCGACGTCCATGGCTGGACCAGTCCGGGCCTGCCCCGGCGCGCGGCCTCGCTGGCCCGCCGGGACGCGGTCCTGTCCCATACCGGGAACGGTGTGTACGGGGCGATGTGGGCGGCCGCGCTGGTGGCCGCCGCGTTCACCGCGCCGGACGTACGGGACGCCCTGGACACCGCGCTCACGGTGATCCCGGCGAGCAGCCGCCTTGCGCGTACCGTGCGCCGGGTGATGACGCTCCACGAGACCCGGCTGAGCTGGGAGGACACGCTCGACACGGTTGCGGAGGAGACGGCGGGCCTCGGGTGGATCCACACGATCCCGAACGCCGCCGTCCTGACGGCCGGACTCCTGTACGGCGAGGGCGACTTCACCCGCTCCATCGCCCTCACGGTCCGCGGTGGCCTGGACACCGACTCGAACGGCGCGACCGCGGGTTCCGTCGCGGGTGTGCTGGGCGGAGCCGCCGCGATTCCCCCGCAGTGGACGGTCCCCCTGGAGGACACCGTGCACAGCGCGGTCTTCGGCTTCGACGGGGTACGGATCAGTGAACTGGCGGAGCGGACAGTGCGGTTGGCGGTGAGCGCCGAACTGCCCGCCGGGGCGGTGACCTCGTAAGGATTACTCCCGGGTGATCTTGCCCGGGCGCCGGTCCTGTCTCGTTACGCTTCCCCAATGACGACTCCTGACTACGCCACGTACATCGCGGGACTCCCCCGGGTCCTCGTCGGTGCGGCCGCGCTCTTCCGTGACGCCGAGGGCCGTGTGCTGCTCGTCGAGCCCAACTACCGCGAGGGCTGGGCGCTGCCCGGCGGAACCGTCGAGTCCGACGACGGCGAGACCCCGCGGCAGGGTGCCCGCCGGGAGACGCTGGAGGAGATCGGCCTGGACCTGGAGGTGGGCCGGCTGCTCGCCGTGGACTGGGTGCCCGCCACCACGCGGCCGCCGATCGTGGCGTACCTGTACGACGGAGGGGTCCTCTCGGAGGACCAGTTCAAGGCGATCCGGCTCCAGGAGGAGGAGCTGCTGTCCTGGCGCCTCGTGGCCCGCGAGGAGCTCTCCGAGTACATCTCGGGTTCCCTGGGCGGCCGGGTGCTCGCCGCGCTGGACGCGCTCGCGACGGGCGCGGGGACGGTGGAACTGGAGAACGGGCGTCCCGTGGCCTGAGTCATTGGATACTCACCTCCCCCGCCTGCGTGACCCATCGACCGACGCGACGCGTGCTGGGCAGGCGCCCGATATCCGCTCGCCCCGCATGCACACGCGACCTACCCTCGGCCCATGAACAAGCCGCTCGTCGCCCTGCTCAGTGGCGCAGGTGTCTCCACCGATTCCGGAATCCCTGACTATCGCGGTCCCAACGGGCTGTGGCAGCGGGATCCCGAGGCGCAGAAGCTCGTGACGTACGAGTACTACATGGGTGATCCGGAGATCCGGCGCCGGTCCTGGCAGATGCGGCGGAAGAACCGCACACTGCAGGCGGAGCCGAACGCCGCGCACCTGGCCGTGGCCGAACTGGAGCGGGCCGGGGTGCCGGTCAGGGTGATCACGCAGAACGTGGACGGGCTGCACCAGCTGGCCGGAATGCCCGCGCGCAAGGTGCTCGAACTGCACGGCAGCGCAAGGAGTTTCGTGTGTACGAAGTGTCATGCGCGCGGGCCGATGGAGGACGCCCTCGCCCGGGTCGAGGCCGGGGAGGAGGATCCGCCGTGTCTGGAGTGCGGCGGGATCCTGAAGTCGGCGACGGTGTTCTTCGGTGAGCGGCTCGACCCCGTCGTCCTCGGTGAGGCCGTCGCCATCACCAAGGCATGCCAGATCTTCATCGCCGTCGGCACCAGCCTCCAGGTCCAGCCCGCAGCCGGCCTCGCCGGAATCGCCGCCGACCACGACGCCCGGCTCGTCATCGTCAACGCCGAGCCGACCCCGTACGACGATCGCGCCGACGAGGTGATCCGGGAACCTATCGGCACGGCGCTGCCCGCACTGTTGCGCGCACTCGGAACGGACAGCGACTGACGACCTCGTGCGCAGTCATCCGGAAACTCCCGCCCGGCGATCGTGACGCTCCCGGACGGCGTCCAGCCACTCGTCGGTCGCCGTTCCGGGCGTGCTCAGTTCCACTCCCTTG from Streptomyces sp. NBC_00258 includes:
- a CDS encoding ADP-ribosylglycohydrolase family protein, coding for MTPVGVDDLADRVLGGWLGRIAGNMLGKPVERGDYWTRDRIDRYLRQADALPLTDYLPEPAGPSDEFVLRPEWRRCVRGRIHGSCRDDDVDYAILGLHLLETHGFGFSTEQVGDLWLLRLPYLQTFTAERAAYRNLANGLKPPLTATYDNPYQEWIGALIRADVHGWTSPGLPRRAASLARRDAVLSHTGNGVYGAMWAAALVAAAFTAPDVRDALDTALTVIPASSRLARTVRRVMTLHETRLSWEDTLDTVAEETAGLGWIHTIPNAAVLTAGLLYGEGDFTRSIALTVRGGLDTDSNGATAGSVAGVLGGAAAIPPQWTVPLEDTVHSAVFGFDGVRISELAERTVRLAVSAELPAGAVTS
- a CDS encoding NUDIX hydrolase, encoding MTTPDYATYIAGLPRVLVGAAALFRDAEGRVLLVEPNYREGWALPGGTVESDDGETPRQGARRETLEEIGLDLEVGRLLAVDWVPATTRPPIVAYLYDGGVLSEDQFKAIRLQEEELLSWRLVAREELSEYISGSLGGRVLAALDALATGAGTVELENGRPVA
- a CDS encoding SIR2 family NAD-dependent protein deacylase, encoding MNKPLVALLSGAGVSTDSGIPDYRGPNGLWQRDPEAQKLVTYEYYMGDPEIRRRSWQMRRKNRTLQAEPNAAHLAVAELERAGVPVRVITQNVDGLHQLAGMPARKVLELHGSARSFVCTKCHARGPMEDALARVEAGEEDPPCLECGGILKSATVFFGERLDPVVLGEAVAITKACQIFIAVGTSLQVQPAAGLAGIAADHDARLVIVNAEPTPYDDRADEVIREPIGTALPALLRALGTDSD